A window from uncultured Fretibacterium sp. encodes these proteins:
- a CDS encoding putative peptidoglycan-binding domain-containing protein, with protein MSGNECLSVGGTPGRCCGGVNIGIVGWGGGGSGGPKTLAALKPCLTKPENVRAVCLTLLDVRKAYFLRFVERDEKQGKFLKGWMNRLKKLRGYVDEAA; from the coding sequence ATGTCTGGAAACGAGTGCTTGAGCGTTGGTGGTACGCCCGGCAGGTGCTGCGGCGGCGTGAACATCGGGATCGTCGGCTGGGGAGGCGGCGGAAGCGGAGGCCCGAAGACGCTAGCAGCCCTGAAGCCGTGCCTGACGAAGCCGGAGAACGTCCGGGCCGTCTGCCTGACGCTCCTCGACGTCCGGAAGGCATACTTCCTGCGGTTCGTCGAGCGGGATGAGAAGCAGGGAAAGTTCTTGAAGGGCTGGATGAACCGGCTCAAGAAGCTGCGAGGGTACGTCGATGAAGCTGCTTGA